ATTATGAATATAATTTAGATTTTTTGATATGACTACTTAttcaaataataattttatttgacATTAGTTGCATCAATATAATAAGCCTATATTTGTGTTGAAAAATTAAGTTCCTTAGATTTTAGTTAAAGTATTTGGGATGTATCATGTATAGCATTCAATCTGCTACTAATAATATAGTTTGAAACATGAACTACTTATTTCATGGTGTTTATGTGAGACCTTGAGTCTCTAGTTCCTTTATCTTATTTATGGATGGAGAATATTATAGTACGAAATTTCAAATCTATATTCAATACTCCTAAAAAAAAATTAGTGTTCCATTCATTAGATTTAAAAAAATTGATCGatgattttcttatttatttatttcacctctCTATTGCAACTGGATTAATGTTATTCTACCCTCAAAAATGACCTTTCGAGTAGAGAGATATATTCCATTCATTATTTACTTAGTAGTGTACGTGTATTTATTTCTTGTGGCAGTATAATTATAGTGTAACCCATATATTCATTCATATCCTTCACCTTTTAGAGTATTTTTATTAGAATTTGCATGCTAGAACCCTTTGGATTTTGGGAGGAATTATGTTTTTAAAAACATTGGATGATGTAGATGCTTTTTCATTTCTCATCCATTTGATATTTAgttctccatggtggaatccttttAGGAAAATTTAGAGTCACATTCATGCTAGCACGTTCTAGATTATACTAGCAACTATTAATACCAACCTTCCTTGCTATTAGTCAGGCTAAACCTTCTagttaataatatttataaaagaGTTATATATAGGTTATTTTCctcttgaatatatatttttaattttttaattcaataGCTACCTATGATGACTCTCTCCATCTCATTTCTTGCACATGTaacactcaccttctcatcgataGAATTAAAACTTCACTTTAGGATATCCATTATTAGAAGCAATAGATGGAAATCACACATAAGATGAATAATTGATCATGTTCACTTTACCCACAACAAATTTTTTTGGCCTACTACTTGTGTCATCTCTCACTTATCAATTCAATGCCAATCAAATATCACCTTATAGATGTTGTAACCTTTCCAACATCTATCCATTCTATTTTTCCCAATTGTTTATTCTTTAGAAATTTCTTTGAGTCTTCTAAGAACTTGCCCTTTCGATAAATTATAGGGATTGCAAAATGGACTAAAAAAAACGTCAACAACGTTGTTGTAAGGCAGCTACGCTAGCTAAATACTTACTTTCCACATAGAAAAAACATAAAGTGTCAACGCTCTGTTAGTCAAAACTTCTTGATCTACTATTTAGTCCATCTCTTATCTACTAGTTCAATCTCAATCAAAGCTCATCCTACAGATGCTATAACCTTTCTAACATCTAGATCCATTATCTTTTTCCTAATTCTTTATTCCTTAGAAAGTTCTTTGAATCTTCTATTACAATTACACAAATATTGTCAAatgattatataaataaaatatcttcCTCTTTTAGATAAATTTCTAccattttaatataaaattatattttgactCTAATGTAAAATTTTGATTGACAGTACAAAAGTATAAACAATATTTGATACAATATCACACTTGAAGATAAGCCAAATAAATCTATGAACAAAAAGAAATTTTGCTCATCCAAAATTTATATAAAAAGAATATTATATTATAGAGCTTGGCCCTTGCTACATCTATGTagagcaaaagaaaaaaaataaaatgtcaACGCTATATCAGTCAATTTACATCTAGAGAGATAAGTAAAATACACAGTAGGTAAGAAATTTTCCTTTTTAGCCAATTCGCTGGCGGCTCAGAATAATCAATATATTATTTCCTTTGAATTTGCTGATTCTACGTTACCAAAAGAATGAGGAGAATCCGTCTACGGTAGCTTCGATAACTATATGTCGTAGGGCTTACGTAGTCACCCCAACTTAATATAAAGAGCACCAACTCTGCAaacatataatattataataattaacgACTGCGTCAACATGAATTAGTCCCAACACAGAAACTATATTATAATTAATCAATTACGTCAACATGAATTAGTCCTCGCAGAGTAGTTAATTTTCCCGCTATATAATAGACATGTTATGGGATTGTAATACACAATTCGACTACACATTCATATCCCGAGCTTTTCTGTCTGATTCTTCTGTGTCTCTATTTATAATGGGTAACCGCATGATTTACTTCACGTTGGGACTTTTCCTATTGATATGTTGGTACAGTGATAATGTCATGGCAGCGGATTCCGATCCCTTGCAAGATTTCTGCGTCGCAGACAAGGAAAGCATGGGTGAGTACATAAGTTTTATTTGATTTGCTTATCAGGCGAGTTGCTCACAAATTAATTAAAATACAATGGTGTGATATGAGttgttgctaacaaattgattaaaACAGTTAAGGTGAACGGGTTCGTTTGCAAAGATCCCAAGGATGTTTCGGCAGAGGACTTCTTCTTCGGGGGACTTGGGCAGGCAGGGAACACCGACAATGCAGTGGGCTCCAATGTAACGATGGCCAATGTTATGCAGATACCGGGCCTCAACACCTTCGGAATATCGTTGGTCCGTATCGATTACGCAgtgggtggaataaatcctcctcacacGCACCCAAGAGCCACTGAAGTTCTTGTTTTACTGGAAGGCCAGcttcttgtgggtttcattgacaccaccaacaagtttttcagcaaaacgttggagaagggagatgtgtttgtgtttccaaaggcacttgtgcatttccagcagaatgtggggCATGAAAATGCGGTGGCCATAGCTGCATTGAGCAGCCAGCTTCCGGGAGCTCAGACAATCGCCAACTCTCTGTTTGCAGCGGATCCTCCTCTCCCAGATTCCGTATTGGCCAAGGCCTTCCGCATCACCCAAGAGCTTGCCGATTACATTCAGAAGAAATTTGCATAAGAATTTGCTTTTTTCTATTAAATAAAACAAACAAGCGGTCTGGTCTGGACAACGTGGGAAGACCGTCCTTCCCAATTCTTTTTCCTCACAGTTGAATAAAACTCTCTTTTTAGAGTTATTGCCGTCCTCTTGTGCTATTCATAGCATCCGTTTTTAACCCAGGCACTTCCCCTCCGTGAACATTGCTTGCAAATCTGCCATTGTTTCCTAACGATTTCCTTAGACGCTCTCTCATCCTCTCAACTTCCAAATTACAAAGCACTCTTATAATAGATGTCGATTTTATTATATTCTATTtgtttaaatattttgattttattttatatatccATGATTTTACTGCATCAATAAGTGAGACAACTTCCATAGCAAAGGGCATGCTCGTTTATGTGTTAATGAAAGATATTGTTTGCTCCTCATTTTCATTTTTTGTACTTAGAACTACATGTTTGAATACCTCATTTGATATATTTAGGTTGATAAACCTTCTATTTCTCTTTGCTAATAGAATTTATACTATCATATGACTCAATTATTGGACTCCAATATTCCTTTCTATTATTTTTTTGGTGAGAAACCTCCTATAAGCTCTTGTAGCTGAATCATCTCGGttcttcattaaaaaattaatggtATGATTATGAgccaattaaatatttttttgcatactttgtaatatatttaattaattcatgtacTGACAGAACGAATTACCAATCAATATTTCCTCGCCATCACTGGAGTATATAGCAATTGTGTGGCTACACTCTACCATTATTTCTCAATGGTGAAAATTCTatatcccccttttttttttatcttcataAACTCTTGATCCCTGCAAACTAAATGGCCATGGAACATTATACCTATATATCATTTAAGTATATATTTTTTGgtaaattaactaatttattcaagCAATACATTATTTATATTAATTGTTCAAACTAATGATATAAAATGCAACAATTACTTGAAGATCATCTTTGCCCGTTTTTTATGTGTATGGTGTTCAAAATCTTCTCATAGTCATTGTTAAATTTAGTCTATACAAGTTGTTTCATACTTTAAGAGATGGATGTAAAGAAAAATTATAGAATTCTCACAATGTAAATTTTGATTTATCAATTTgcaattttatattaataaaacgGGTACATAAGATTGTGCATATTTGTTTAAGTTCTAATATCTTCTCGATGGTTCCATGGATGAATAATTACTTCAAGATTCATTAGTTGATCTACAttaaaatcaaatcaatatcatccatatttgGTTCTCCATACATCCATGTGAATCCATACACATGTATTTATGGTGTATGTTGGCACTCATATATATTATAGTTTAATCCAGCTATGGCCACTGCATTTTCATGCCTCACATTCTGTTGGAAAAGAACAAGTGCCTTTGGTAACACAAACACATCTCCAATATAGAAGGCAAGACTATCAAAGGAGAATAGGAAACTAAGAAAATGTTGAGCGTGATTAAGAGAAGACATGATAACAATGAATTATTATCATAGTCAAACATCGATTTGTTAATATGTGAAAGGTTGCGATTAAAGATAGATGAAGGAAATAATTCCAAAGAGAGGAGACTTGTCTCCTTAGACACCCTTTGTCCTCATAGATTAAAGAGGGTCTCTActggggatattacagtggtatcagagcatgatctttCCAGCCTGTGAAATAAATAACATTCTAAAGATTGACCATGAGACCTAACCGAAGGCCTCAACATCCAAAGAGAAAGATTACCTATCATCAACCTAGAAAAAGGCATCGTAACCTCAAGTCTATATTGAGGAAAAGAAACTACTTGTACATAAATCGTATAGAACTATTAGCAAATCAAGAATTCCTACATCGCTTTCGTGATTTTACACATGGCAACAACATCTTCACAACAAGTCAATAGTAGAAAGAAGCCTTCTTGCAGAGAGAATTCTTGTCGTATACACCGATCTAGAAGCATCACACTCTTCCATCAAATGAGAATATTTCTATGAAGATAATATTCAAAATAGTATCATATATTCAATTttaaaaaggaaaaacaaaagtaGCTTGCACATGAAGGAACGATACCTTATATAGGTCAACATTATTCAAATTGAATAGTTGACATCAATATAAGGATGCATAGATCATTAATTGAAGTACATGAGAGTTAATACTGCACATGAGTAAAAGTTAGAATGATCAAGATGATTCAAGAAAAGGGTTCATCATAGAACATTTAGAGCCTTAAAGGGCTTACCTTAAAGAGGTTAGCAATGTGGTTACAACAACCAAGTAAGAGGGAAGCGAGAATGGAGGTTAGGCTAAGGGCCGCCAAGTAAatacttggtgtaggaatgactcAATAAAAAACCCATGCCTTCCCAAAGAGTATATGGGGAAGTAATAATGTGGATAGCAAACATGAGCTGCCAAGTAGAGCAAGAGGGTTGTCGAGAACAACCACTCTTATGCTTAGTGTAGAAATGGATAAAAATATGCTTCCCATTTCTTCCCAAGAAGGAGATGAGAATGGCATAAAGGTTGACCTGAGCCACCAAGTAGAGAAAGTAAGTCTCTTAGgtttggtgtagaaatggctccaAGCCTCCAGGAAAGTTCCCATTCCTTCTAAACATAGAGAAATGTAGAGGAATTATGGCACAAAGAAGGCAGTTCCTCTTGGGCATAAAGAAATGTAGAGGAATTATGGCGCAAAGAAGTCAGTTCCTCTCAAGATTAGGTACACTAGCTCAAGGAAGATAGCCCCCCTGAAGTGGACataatggctcaaggaagccattCCTTCTCGATTTGGGAAGTGGCTCAAAGAAagctaacccccccccccccccccccacaaaaaaaagTTGGATAGAGATTGCTCAGGGAAGCCAACCTCCCTCAAGTAGATAGAAtggctcaaggaagctagtcctTCTCAAGTTGGGCCATGGCTCAAAGAAGCAAGTCCCTACCAAGTTGGAAAAAGATGGCTCAAGGGAGTCAGTCTCTCTCAAGTTGGACAAAAATTGGTTAAGGAAGCCAATCCATCTTAAGTTTCGGTAAAGGACTCAAGGAAGCCAATCCCTCCAAGTTGCAATAGATTCACTAGAAACTAAGTAGTAAATTTTGTAACATTTGTCATTACTTTAatttatatgattatatgtttggtaCTACTAATCTATGCGCAGGTTCATCCAAGAAGGAGGACAAGGAGAaattgctcgaggacaagcaaAATCAAAAGGGGCAGATTGTGATATCCCCATATTGAccaattttgtgaagtctctaaGAGACAAAATCACAGTTTTATTGTTTAAAATTTATCACTGAGGAAGTCCTCAATTAGAGAATATGAATCGATGATGGATAAAGTAAGTAGAAATAAATATACTTTTCATACGTTGAAATGAATAAGTGAAGACTACTGCATACAACTAGAATATGAGATACCATCCTattgatggtgttttgatgcattatcgaacacagaataaaataccaatggcACTCTATGCTCTCTTGATAAAAAAGACTCTTAGATGTTGAATATCTGTGAAGGATCacatgagatgactccaaggttcttttatgtcAAGTCTTGACTTGTCGAATAGCTTCAATGGTATTGATGTAATTTGTTGTACCTGCGAGGGGACTTATATGTTGAATACCTGAATGCTTGAATGATGCTAGAATGTAGGATTTCACTTGACttgattaaaaaaaagaagaaaaaggataggGCGTAGAAAGTTATTCTAactctaagaatgtaggagcaatgggtgatctttgatgaaactctaactaagttttgctttgacatgctatgaacatctccacaaggctagtgtgatcttctaaggatatCTTTGTGATTTTTAAATCATCTCTACAAGCATAGaaaccatcaagttgatgcatatcaatgaagaagcgataattgaagttaagctttagtTGAATGATTCGTGTCGACTACacagtatggatatacgaatttcaccattgatcacacAAAGTCTTTCATTCATTTAATTATCAATATCTaaaatgaagatccaacaagaaaccatgcaattatAGAAGAAACAACActttccaccataacttcaatggaaaggaagtttatttacaactttggcaacaatttctgcTTTCTCTTCCTATTCTACTCTAGTTGCTAACTTCTCTTGAACTACTAGCTATTGACTATTccccttacaaatgaagaagtgaggcCTTTTATAGTGATCTCATTACAATTCAGTGGAtcagattgatttgagatcaatggccaagattaaaagatagaaaccctaattagggtttgttgaacCCATTACAAAATATTTAATTCTTGACCTATGATATGTTTACATTTTAATAGACACATGTCCTTAGAAAATTCAATGAATATATGATGGCTGTAGGTACATCAAACTTTGTGCCTTTGTAGTAGTTATCTCCTTTTGATGAATGAGGTTAAACGCATTGAATCTAGATGCCTTATCctgaaatgatatgattggatgTAATGATGACTAGGCACCACCTCAGCTTTAttgattgtaactcatcacaagtgtgcaATTGAATGtgacatatctcttgatactcaacatttgcAAGTGCTTGATGTGACGATGACTCCACTCAtgttgatcttctaactttgattaaatCTTCTGAAACGATCGCATGTCTTGATTGCTTGCATTCGCAAACTTTCATCTAACTACACTGACAAAGATTCTTGGAtttctgaaagaaattcaagattgtaaaaattCTTCATGAGTGCGTGTCGCTGACCCTCATCTTCCTTCTTGATGAGAGCCTACCATTTCTTTGCACGAACTGAGTTCTTGCCTTGCATGAGCTTGTGACTTGATGATTCCAACAATTGCTTTGTAGAGGCTTGAAGCGTGATGTCCTCCTTCATGTGAATTTTTTGCGATCCCGTCGTCACACACCTATGAGATTTGTTCAAGTTAGTGTCATGATATGAGATTTACTTGGAAATAAATAATCATTTActtaagataaatcaagaaacctCGTAAAGAAAATCAAACCAGTCATAACATGAGGCCTGATTTCTCACAAAATTGATCAAAGATGTAATTTGCTAAATAAGATGAGTTCGACATGGTTGAGGAGTTCTAATTCATCACTCCCCAATGAGGTTGTCATATGTGCAATCGCAATGGCGACTTGCTGCTGTAACTTCAACATGATCATTTTCTTCCTAGGATAAAACCTAGTTAATCACTTCTAAAATATTATCCCTTTTACTTACATCACTCCCTGCAAATGACCCAAGCAGGTTTTCAAAGTGTCAAACTACAACCCTCTCTATTTTATCTCCAGCCGAACACCGCAGATCATTTTCATCCTTGATCACCTCATTCCTGTTGAGCAACCTCTTTGCCTTAATCGACAAgtgaaaaaactttgtatttaagTCTTTTTCCGAAATCCACATCTCCCTAGACTTGTCATGCTAGAAAATATCCTCCCTAATCAATACCTCCAATAGACACTGCATTAGCTCCTTTCCTTTTCCAAATTCAGCATTAGTCATTCCTATCCAAATCACCTTCTCATTAAGAGACACAATCTCCTCCTCTAGCCTCAAAAAAAATATTCCTAAAGGATTGTATGTTCCACTGCTTAATTTTATCCTTAAGGAAATGTAATTGTTTCACAAACTAGAAACTAGGCATATCTTCAAATATATTACTCTCTTCCCACAACTTGTTTAGATAAGACAAGAATTGCCCGTCCTACCACCACatgctttgaaaataaaaattccCAGAGAATCGAGTCTTTCCAATTTCTAGTTCCAACTAGATAGGGAAGTGATCGGAAATAAAAATCAGCAAAATGCTCAACACCAAGGAGAAATGACCTTCCATCCTTCATGGTCCCACCAAGAACCAATCTAATCTTTTGAAAATATTGGTAAAATTTAGTCT
This region of Cryptomeria japonica unplaced genomic scaffold, Sugi_1.0 HiC_scaffold_46, whole genome shotgun sequence genomic DNA includes:
- the LOC131862541 gene encoding putative germin-like protein 2-3, whose translation is MLWDCNTQFDYTFISRAFLSDSSVSLFIMGNRMIYFTLGLFLLICWYSDNVMAADSDPLQDFCVADKESMVKVNGFVCKDPKDVSAEDFFFGGLGQAGNTDNAVGSNVTMANVMQIPGLNTFGISLVRIDYAVGGINPPHTHPRATEVLVLLEGQLLVGFIDTTNKFFSKTLEKGDVFVFPKALVHFQQNVGHENAVAIAALSSQLPGAQTIANSLFAADPPLPDSVLAKAFRITQELADYIQKKFA